In one Suricata suricatta isolate VVHF042 chromosome 9, meerkat_22Aug2017_6uvM2_HiC, whole genome shotgun sequence genomic region, the following are encoded:
- the REC8 gene encoding meiotic recombination protein REC8 homolog isoform X1: protein MFYYPNVLQRHTGCFATIWLAATRGSRLVKREYLKVNVVKTCEEILDYVLVRVQHPLPGLPRPRFSLYLSAQLQIGVIRVYSQQCQYLVEDIQHILERLHRAQLQIRIDMVETDLPSLLLPNRLTMMETLEDAPDPFFGMMSVDPTLPSPFSIPQIRHLLEAASPERLPEEIPPEVPMEPKKPDRIPVTVVSPEAITLQEAEPICMLQIEGEQDLPEVSRRDLDLLIAEEDEAILLEERQVFKEEPRALERDITVPPLSPPALAPVEGAAEPLPAPAPEELKPLAREPEALLAEVTPPPELRLPAPPSPEQRPPPVAPYPASPPARRRRRQLLFWDKETQISQEKFREQLQTRAHCWECPKVQPPERTMRSPMELFRTPTHSGWLPPELLALWTHCAQPPPEALRRRPPQEPEEAEVEVAAEEMRRAETLSDIEVLREAQEPSGPLMLSSELSLEAAEEEKSRISLIPSEERWAWAEAEQPEPPALPVVPELPEVPMELPLEPELLSLEAVYRAVAQELQANREPDFSSLVSPLSPRRMAARAFYLLLVLAAQQILRVEQEKPYGRLVIQPGPRFHCG, encoded by the exons ATGTTCTATTATCCCAACGTGCTTCAGCGGCACACCGGCTGCTTCGCCACCATCTG GCTGGCAGCAACACGCGGCAGCCGGTTGGTGAAGCGTGAGTACCTGAAGGTGAACGTGGTGAAGACCTG CGAGGAAATCCTCGATTATGTGCTGGTGCGAGTGCAGCACCCGCTGCCCGGGCTACCGCGGCCCCGCTTCTCCCTGTATCTCTCAGCACAGCTGCAGATCGGCGTGATCCGGGTCTACTCCCAGCAATGCCAGTATCTCGTAG AGGACATCCAGCACATCCTGGAGCGCCTGCACCGTGCTCAGCTGCAGATCCGCATTGATATGGTGGAGACTGACCT ACCCAGCCTGCTGCTTCCTAACCGCCTGACCATGATGGAGACCCTGGAAGATGCTCCAGATCCCTTTTTTGGGATGATGTCTGTGGATCCCACACTTCCCAGCCCCTTCAGTATTCCTCAG ATTCGACACCTTCTAGAGGCTGCATCCCCAGAGAGACTTCCAGAAGAGATCCCTCCTGAAGTTCCTATGGAGCCTAAGAAGCCAG ACAGGATCCCGGTTACTGTGGTGTCCCCAGAGGCCATCACCCTCCAAGAGGCGGAGCCCATATGCATGCTGCAGATCGAG GGTGAACAGGACCTCCCAGAGGTTAGCCGACGAGACTTGGACCTGCTGATTGCTGAGGAAGATGAAGCAATCTTGTTAGAGGAACGTCAAG TGTTCAAGGAGGAGCCCCGGGCTCTGGAGAGAGACATCACAGTACCCCCGCTTTCCCCTCCAGCTCTCGCACC GGTGGAAGGGGCAGCAGAGCCACTTCCGGCCCCGGCCCCCGAGGAGCTGAAGCCACTGGCCCGGGAGCCCGAGGCCCTCCTTGCTG AGGTGACCCCTCCGCCAGAGCTGCGtctgccagcccctcccagcccggAG CAGAGGCCGCCCCCAGTGGCCCCATATCCTGCAAGCCCACCTGCTCGACGCCGTCGCCGCCAGTTACTATTCTGGGACAAGGAGACTCAGATCTCTCAGGAGAAATTCCGGGAACAACTGCAAACCAGAGCCCACTGCTGGGAGTGT CCAAAGGTGCAGCCTCCCGAGAGGACCATGAGAAGCCCCATGGAGCTATTCCGAACCCCAACTCACT ctggctGGCTACCCCCAGAACTGCTGGCTCTCTGGACCCACTGTGCTCAGCCACCCCCAGAAGCACTCAGGCGAAGGCCTCCCCAGGAGCCTGAAGAGGCTGAGGTGGAGGTTGCAGCTGAGGAGATGAGGAGGGCCGAGACACTGAGCGACATAGAG GTCCTGAGAGAGGCCCAGGAGCCCAGCGGGCCCCTCATGCTGTCTTCAG AGCTCTCTCTAGAAGCGGCCGAGGAGGAGAAGTCCCGCATCAGCCTCATCCCCTCGGAAGAACGGTG GGCCTGGGCTGAAGCAGAGCAGCCAGAGCCTCCTGCGCTGCCTGTGGTGCCTGAACTCCCTGAAGTGCCCATGGAGTTGCCTCTGGAGCCCGAGCTGCTGTCGCTGGAGGCTGTGTATAG GGCAGTGGCACAGGAGCTGCAAGCCAACAGGGAGCCTGATTTCAGCAGCCTGGTATCCCCACTCAGCCCCCGCAGGATGGCTGCCCGGGCCTTCTATCTGCTGCTGG TGCTTGCGGCGCAACAGATCCTTCGTGTGGAACAAGAGAAGCCGTACGGGCGCCTTGTGATCCAGCCAGGGCCCCGATTCCACTGTGGTTAG
- the REC8 gene encoding meiotic recombination protein REC8 homolog isoform X2 has product MFYYPNVLQRHTGCFATIWLAATRGSRLVKREYLKVNVVKTCEEILDYVLVRVQHPLPGLPRPRFSLYLSAQLQIGVIRVYSQQCQYLVEDIQHILERLHRAQLQIRIDMVETDLPSLLLPNRLTMMETLEDAPDPFFGMMSVDPTLPSPFSIPQIRHLLEAASPERLPEEIPPEVPMEPKKPDRIPVTVVSPEAITLQEAEPICMLQIEGEQDLPEVSRRDLDLLIAEEDEAILLEERQVFKEEPRALERDITVPPLSPPALAPVEGAAEPLPAPAPEELKPLAREPEALLAEVTPPPELRLPAPPSPERPPPVAPYPASPPARRRRRQLLFWDKETQISQEKFREQLQTRAHCWECPKVQPPERTMRSPMELFRTPTHSGWLPPELLALWTHCAQPPPEALRRRPPQEPEEAEVEVAAEEMRRAETLSDIEVLREAQEPSGPLMLSSELSLEAAEEEKSRISLIPSEERWAWAEAEQPEPPALPVVPELPEVPMELPLEPELLSLEAVYRAVAQELQANREPDFSSLVSPLSPRRMAARAFYLLLVLAAQQILRVEQEKPYGRLVIQPGPRFHCG; this is encoded by the exons ATGTTCTATTATCCCAACGTGCTTCAGCGGCACACCGGCTGCTTCGCCACCATCTG GCTGGCAGCAACACGCGGCAGCCGGTTGGTGAAGCGTGAGTACCTGAAGGTGAACGTGGTGAAGACCTG CGAGGAAATCCTCGATTATGTGCTGGTGCGAGTGCAGCACCCGCTGCCCGGGCTACCGCGGCCCCGCTTCTCCCTGTATCTCTCAGCACAGCTGCAGATCGGCGTGATCCGGGTCTACTCCCAGCAATGCCAGTATCTCGTAG AGGACATCCAGCACATCCTGGAGCGCCTGCACCGTGCTCAGCTGCAGATCCGCATTGATATGGTGGAGACTGACCT ACCCAGCCTGCTGCTTCCTAACCGCCTGACCATGATGGAGACCCTGGAAGATGCTCCAGATCCCTTTTTTGGGATGATGTCTGTGGATCCCACACTTCCCAGCCCCTTCAGTATTCCTCAG ATTCGACACCTTCTAGAGGCTGCATCCCCAGAGAGACTTCCAGAAGAGATCCCTCCTGAAGTTCCTATGGAGCCTAAGAAGCCAG ACAGGATCCCGGTTACTGTGGTGTCCCCAGAGGCCATCACCCTCCAAGAGGCGGAGCCCATATGCATGCTGCAGATCGAG GGTGAACAGGACCTCCCAGAGGTTAGCCGACGAGACTTGGACCTGCTGATTGCTGAGGAAGATGAAGCAATCTTGTTAGAGGAACGTCAAG TGTTCAAGGAGGAGCCCCGGGCTCTGGAGAGAGACATCACAGTACCCCCGCTTTCCCCTCCAGCTCTCGCACC GGTGGAAGGGGCAGCAGAGCCACTTCCGGCCCCGGCCCCCGAGGAGCTGAAGCCACTGGCCCGGGAGCCCGAGGCCCTCCTTGCTG AGGTGACCCCTCCGCCAGAGCTGCGtctgccagcccctcccagcccggAG AGGCCGCCCCCAGTGGCCCCATATCCTGCAAGCCCACCTGCTCGACGCCGTCGCCGCCAGTTACTATTCTGGGACAAGGAGACTCAGATCTCTCAGGAGAAATTCCGGGAACAACTGCAAACCAGAGCCCACTGCTGGGAGTGT CCAAAGGTGCAGCCTCCCGAGAGGACCATGAGAAGCCCCATGGAGCTATTCCGAACCCCAACTCACT ctggctGGCTACCCCCAGAACTGCTGGCTCTCTGGACCCACTGTGCTCAGCCACCCCCAGAAGCACTCAGGCGAAGGCCTCCCCAGGAGCCTGAAGAGGCTGAGGTGGAGGTTGCAGCTGAGGAGATGAGGAGGGCCGAGACACTGAGCGACATAGAG GTCCTGAGAGAGGCCCAGGAGCCCAGCGGGCCCCTCATGCTGTCTTCAG AGCTCTCTCTAGAAGCGGCCGAGGAGGAGAAGTCCCGCATCAGCCTCATCCCCTCGGAAGAACGGTG GGCCTGGGCTGAAGCAGAGCAGCCAGAGCCTCCTGCGCTGCCTGTGGTGCCTGAACTCCCTGAAGTGCCCATGGAGTTGCCTCTGGAGCCCGAGCTGCTGTCGCTGGAGGCTGTGTATAG GGCAGTGGCACAGGAGCTGCAAGCCAACAGGGAGCCTGATTTCAGCAGCCTGGTATCCCCACTCAGCCCCCGCAGGATGGCTGCCCGGGCCTTCTATCTGCTGCTGG TGCTTGCGGCGCAACAGATCCTTCGTGTGGAACAAGAGAAGCCGTACGGGCGCCTTGTGATCCAGCCAGGGCCCCGATTCCACTGTGGTTAG
- the REC8 gene encoding meiotic recombination protein REC8 homolog isoform X3 — protein sequence MFYYPNVLQRHTGCFATIWLAATRGSRLVKREYLKVNVVKTCEEILDYVLVRVQHPLPGLPRPRFSLYLSAQLQIGVIRVYSQQCQYLVEDIQHILERLHRAQLQIRIDMVETDLPSLLLPNRLTMMETLEDAPDPFFGMMSVDPTLPSPFSIPQIRHLLEAASPERLPEEIPPEVPMEPKKPDRIPVTVVSPEAITLQEAEPICMLQIEGEQDLPEVSRRDLDLLIAEEDEAILLEERQVFKEEPRALERDITVPPLSPPALAPVEGAAEPLPAPAPEELKPLAREPEALLAEVTPPPELRLPAPPSPEQRPPPVAPYPASPPARRRRRQLLFWDKETQISQEKFREQLQTRAHCWECPKVQPPERTMRSPMELFRTPTHSGWLPPELLALWTHCAQPPPEALRRRPPQEPEEAEVEVAAEEMRRAETLSDIEVLREAQEPSGPLMLSSAATIPAPPDCRVLPGPGLKQSSQSLLRCLWCLNSLKCPWSCLWSPSCCRWRLCIGQWHRSCKPTGSLISAAWYPHSAPAGWLPGPSICCWCLRRNRSFVWNKRSRTGAL from the exons ATGTTCTATTATCCCAACGTGCTTCAGCGGCACACCGGCTGCTTCGCCACCATCTG GCTGGCAGCAACACGCGGCAGCCGGTTGGTGAAGCGTGAGTACCTGAAGGTGAACGTGGTGAAGACCTG CGAGGAAATCCTCGATTATGTGCTGGTGCGAGTGCAGCACCCGCTGCCCGGGCTACCGCGGCCCCGCTTCTCCCTGTATCTCTCAGCACAGCTGCAGATCGGCGTGATCCGGGTCTACTCCCAGCAATGCCAGTATCTCGTAG AGGACATCCAGCACATCCTGGAGCGCCTGCACCGTGCTCAGCTGCAGATCCGCATTGATATGGTGGAGACTGACCT ACCCAGCCTGCTGCTTCCTAACCGCCTGACCATGATGGAGACCCTGGAAGATGCTCCAGATCCCTTTTTTGGGATGATGTCTGTGGATCCCACACTTCCCAGCCCCTTCAGTATTCCTCAG ATTCGACACCTTCTAGAGGCTGCATCCCCAGAGAGACTTCCAGAAGAGATCCCTCCTGAAGTTCCTATGGAGCCTAAGAAGCCAG ACAGGATCCCGGTTACTGTGGTGTCCCCAGAGGCCATCACCCTCCAAGAGGCGGAGCCCATATGCATGCTGCAGATCGAG GGTGAACAGGACCTCCCAGAGGTTAGCCGACGAGACTTGGACCTGCTGATTGCTGAGGAAGATGAAGCAATCTTGTTAGAGGAACGTCAAG TGTTCAAGGAGGAGCCCCGGGCTCTGGAGAGAGACATCACAGTACCCCCGCTTTCCCCTCCAGCTCTCGCACC GGTGGAAGGGGCAGCAGAGCCACTTCCGGCCCCGGCCCCCGAGGAGCTGAAGCCACTGGCCCGGGAGCCCGAGGCCCTCCTTGCTG AGGTGACCCCTCCGCCAGAGCTGCGtctgccagcccctcccagcccggAG CAGAGGCCGCCCCCAGTGGCCCCATATCCTGCAAGCCCACCTGCTCGACGCCGTCGCCGCCAGTTACTATTCTGGGACAAGGAGACTCAGATCTCTCAGGAGAAATTCCGGGAACAACTGCAAACCAGAGCCCACTGCTGGGAGTGT CCAAAGGTGCAGCCTCCCGAGAGGACCATGAGAAGCCCCATGGAGCTATTCCGAACCCCAACTCACT ctggctGGCTACCCCCAGAACTGCTGGCTCTCTGGACCCACTGTGCTCAGCCACCCCCAGAAGCACTCAGGCGAAGGCCTCCCCAGGAGCCTGAAGAGGCTGAGGTGGAGGTTGCAGCTGAGGAGATGAGGAGGGCCGAGACACTGAGCGACATAGAG GTCCTGAGAGAGGCCCAGGAGCCCAGCGGGCCCCTCATGCTGTCTTCAG CTGCCACCATCCCTGCTCCACCTGACTGCCGTGTTCTCCCAGGGCCTGGGCTGAAGCAGAGCAGCCAGAGCCTCCTGCGCTGCCTGTGGTGCCTGAACTCCCTGAAGTGCCCATGGAGTTGCCTCTGGAGCCCGAGCTGCTGTCGCTGGAGGCTGTGTATAG GGCAGTGGCACAGGAGCTGCAAGCCAACAGGGAGCCTGATTTCAGCAGCCTGGTATCCCCACTCAGCCCCCGCAGGATGGCTGCCCGGGCCTTCTATCTGCTGCTGG TGCTTGCGGCGCAACAGATCCTTCGTGTGGAACAAGAGAAGCCGTACGGGCGCCTTGTGA
- the IRF9 gene encoding interferon regulatory factor 9 isoform X1 codes for MASGRARCTRKLRNWVVEQVESGQFPGVCWDDAAKTMFRIPWKHAGKQDFREDQDAAFFKAWAIFKGKYKEGDTEGPAIWKTRLRCALNKSPEFEEVPENGHRDGAEPYKVYRLLPSGTLPGFDLSPLPQYSTAQPGPQKSPSKRHYSSVSSEREEDVGTTKNCILSPSLIEDPLKNEGVGAGGEADHSDFGCSSSSSNNSPEPQEGIDTTEAPFQGDQVSLELLPPPNSDYSLLLTFIYSGRVVGEAQVQSLDCRLVAEPSGSQCGMEQVVFPKPDPQEPTQRLLSQIERGVLVASNSRGLFVQRLCPIPISWSAPQAPPGPGPHLLPSNECVELFRTTYFWRDLARYFQGLGPRPKFQVTLNFWEESPGPSHAPKSLITVQMEQAFARHLLEEQAAALALLQSLGEPPSSPLCPSHLP; via the exons ATGGCATCAGGACGGGCACGCTGCACCCGGAAGCTGCGGAACTGGGTGGTGGAGCAAGTGGAGAGCGGGCAGTTCCCGGGGGTGTGCTGGGACGATGCAGCCAAGACCATGTTCCGGATTCCCTGGAAGCATGCAGGCAAGCAGGACTTCCGGGAGGACCAGGATGCTGCTTTCTTCAAG GCATGGGCGATATTTAAGGGGAAGTacaaggagggggacacagagggcCCTGCTATCTGGAAGACTCGTCTGCGCTGTGCCCTCAACAAGAGTCCTGAATTTGAGGAGGTTCCCGAGAATGGCCATAGGGATGGAGCTGAGCCCTACAAGGTGTATCGGCTGCTGCCATCGGGGACCCTCCCTG GCTTTGACCTTTCTCCCCTACCACAATATTCCACAGCCCAGCCAGGGCCCCAGAAATCACCATCAAAGCGACATTACAGTTCTGTGTCCTCTGAGAGGGAAGAGGATGTGGGTACCACAAAGAACTGCATACTCAGTCCCTCCTTGATTGAGGACCCCCTCAAAAAT GAGGGCGTGGGGGCCGGCGGGGAAGCGGACCATTCAGACTTCggctgcagcagcagcagtagcaacAACAGCCCCGAGCCTCAGGAAG GTATAGACACAACTGAAGCCCCTTTCCAAGGAGATCAGGTGTCATTGGAGCTTCTGCCCCCTCCAAACTCAG ACTACTCGCTGCTGCTTACCTTCATCTACAGCGGGCGCGTGGTGGGCGAGGCCCAGGTGCAGAGCCTGGACTGCCGCCTTGTGGCTGAGCCCTCAGGCTCCCAGTGTGGGATGGAGCAGGTGGTGTTTCCCAAGCCTGACCCACAAGAGCCCACCCAGCGCCTGCTGAGCCAGATCGAGAGAGGAGTCCTGGTCGCCAGCAACTCCAGGGGCCTCTTCGTGCAGCGCCTTTGCCCCATCCCCATCTCCTGGAGCGCGCCCCAGGCGCCACCCGGCCCAGGCCCGCATCTGCTGCCCAGCAATGAGTGCGTGGAGCTCTTCAGAACCACCTACTTCTGGAGAG ACCTGGCCAGGTACTTCCAGGGCCTGGGCCCCCGACCCAAGTTCCAGGTGACACTGAACTTCTGGGAGGAGAGCCCTGGCCCCAGCCACGCCCCGAAGAGTCTTATCACAGTGCAG ATGGAGCAGGCCTTTGCCCGGCACTTACTGGAGGAGCAGGCAGCCGCCCTCGCCCTGCTGCAGAGCCTGGGAGAgccaccttcctctcctctctgtccctcccatctcCCTTGA
- the IRF9 gene encoding interferon regulatory factor 9 isoform X2, whose protein sequence is MASGRARCTRKLRNWVVEQVESGQFPGVCWDDAAKTMFRIPWKHAGKQDFREDQDAAFFKAWAIFKGKYKEGDTEGPAIWKTRLRCALNKSPEFEEVPENGHRDGAEPYKVYRLLPSGTLPAQPGPQKSPSKRHYSSVSSEREEDVGTTKNCILSPSLIEDPLKNEGVGAGGEADHSDFGCSSSSSNNSPEPQEGIDTTEAPFQGDQVSLELLPPPNSDYSLLLTFIYSGRVVGEAQVQSLDCRLVAEPSGSQCGMEQVVFPKPDPQEPTQRLLSQIERGVLVASNSRGLFVQRLCPIPISWSAPQAPPGPGPHLLPSNECVELFRTTYFWRDLARYFQGLGPRPKFQVTLNFWEESPGPSHAPKSLITVQMEQAFARHLLEEQAAALALLQSLGEPPSSPLCPSHLP, encoded by the exons ATGGCATCAGGACGGGCACGCTGCACCCGGAAGCTGCGGAACTGGGTGGTGGAGCAAGTGGAGAGCGGGCAGTTCCCGGGGGTGTGCTGGGACGATGCAGCCAAGACCATGTTCCGGATTCCCTGGAAGCATGCAGGCAAGCAGGACTTCCGGGAGGACCAGGATGCTGCTTTCTTCAAG GCATGGGCGATATTTAAGGGGAAGTacaaggagggggacacagagggcCCTGCTATCTGGAAGACTCGTCTGCGCTGTGCCCTCAACAAGAGTCCTGAATTTGAGGAGGTTCCCGAGAATGGCCATAGGGATGGAGCTGAGCCCTACAAGGTGTATCGGCTGCTGCCATCGGGGACCCTCCCTG CCCAGCCAGGGCCCCAGAAATCACCATCAAAGCGACATTACAGTTCTGTGTCCTCTGAGAGGGAAGAGGATGTGGGTACCACAAAGAACTGCATACTCAGTCCCTCCTTGATTGAGGACCCCCTCAAAAAT GAGGGCGTGGGGGCCGGCGGGGAAGCGGACCATTCAGACTTCggctgcagcagcagcagtagcaacAACAGCCCCGAGCCTCAGGAAG GTATAGACACAACTGAAGCCCCTTTCCAAGGAGATCAGGTGTCATTGGAGCTTCTGCCCCCTCCAAACTCAG ACTACTCGCTGCTGCTTACCTTCATCTACAGCGGGCGCGTGGTGGGCGAGGCCCAGGTGCAGAGCCTGGACTGCCGCCTTGTGGCTGAGCCCTCAGGCTCCCAGTGTGGGATGGAGCAGGTGGTGTTTCCCAAGCCTGACCCACAAGAGCCCACCCAGCGCCTGCTGAGCCAGATCGAGAGAGGAGTCCTGGTCGCCAGCAACTCCAGGGGCCTCTTCGTGCAGCGCCTTTGCCCCATCCCCATCTCCTGGAGCGCGCCCCAGGCGCCACCCGGCCCAGGCCCGCATCTGCTGCCCAGCAATGAGTGCGTGGAGCTCTTCAGAACCACCTACTTCTGGAGAG ACCTGGCCAGGTACTTCCAGGGCCTGGGCCCCCGACCCAAGTTCCAGGTGACACTGAACTTCTGGGAGGAGAGCCCTGGCCCCAGCCACGCCCCGAAGAGTCTTATCACAGTGCAG ATGGAGCAGGCCTTTGCCCGGCACTTACTGGAGGAGCAGGCAGCCGCCCTCGCCCTGCTGCAGAGCCTGGGAGAgccaccttcctctcctctctgtccctcccatctcCCTTGA